The nucleotide window TATAATTTAACTGAATGTTGATGCACATACCTCAGTTGACATCGTCCTCCGATACAATTTACTTAATTGCAGGCAATATTATGAGGTTGTATGTCTTTTTCGTCCTTCGTTTGCCTGATCTTGTTGCCAGATGATGATAATCGATGATAGGGCAGGTCCTTCAATCCAGATACATTCGCGGTTCGCTCTGCTCTTGTCTAATACCTCGGCAGTAGTTGACAGTTCAATCCCGCAAGTAAATTAGTTTGATATTGAAACACAGTGGAGCTCCAACCGGTCTAGAAAAGCCTATTCATTCACACGGATCGTGTGCTTACTTGCGCCCTGTCGAAACAGTCTGTTGTCAGCAACTCGGATGCAAAATGAGTCCACAACCAGTTAAATGCAAATCGTATACTGAAGGCCTGCAATAGTCGAAGAACACATCGAAAAAACAAAGTAAGTTTACCCACTGTCTCATTCATGTGAAGCAAACTGTCCTGTACCTTGACAGACCGAAAAGTACACTTCAGTGCGGGAGATCACGGAATGACCTACCAAATTCTATCAGTGATGTCACCGCGGTGGGCAGGATGGGACCTCAACTACGGACAGGGTGATTTTTTTTCATTCTGTGGTCTGAACAAATGCTATCATCggaaacaaatatttcagagATGGTTAACAACTACTAGATTTCATATTTTCAAAGTCTTAATTGCCACGAAACTAACACGGCACCCTTTAAAAAATGTCTGGGGTTAGGAACACCCCAGTCAAGGAAGATGGTGTCCATTCATCAGCTGCTGgcaatggtggtggtggtggtggtgggggggggggggggggggggggggggggggggggggggggggggcattacgCCCGCGAAAACTATACAAGACAACAATTCGTGGCTGCTGTGTTTAGAAGTAGGTTATCGAGTCATAGCCTAATCAGACCCAGGCGGCTGAATGAAAGATGGGAGTGATGGTTGAAAGCCACGATAGCCGATTTAAAGATCTTAAACAGGTGTTGTTGACTAATACTGCTGGGATTGTATTTGCAATCATGTGAGAAAGTAATAAAGGCCATTTTGAtcgaaatgtttttttattagcATGGAGTTATGAATTCTTACGTTTTTAACAGCTATTTATAAGTTATATATACCATTCAAATGggtaaatgtatgcttttattATAAGAATTAACTATTTTTATAGTAAACCACTACCTTTGCTGGTGGGAGATGCCCCGACagcccccgcacacacacaaataacctTGTCTTGATGCTTAGTTTTCCTATGTTGACAATCATGGATATGCAATTGTTCCTCTGGTTAAATAAACTCCTCTTCTCACTTAATTTGTGCTGGATGAGTTTATATGCAAACAAAACGTTTGtcaattttctctctctctcgagcatatacaacacacacacaccatgcattcTTCAGGATGGATTAAGAAATAAATACACGTTTTCAGATGTACATATGTCCCTTGATACTGCAGAGATGAGGGTTGCTTTGCCAAGATAGTTGCACATATGGGTGTACAAAGAAGGGTTAGCCCTGACGATCACAGGATGAAGTATCCTCTCCAAGTCTACCAAATTAGCGTGAAGGTGAGTAGAGAAGTCTGGACCCGGAGGGCAAAAGAGCACTTGATTTAGATCCCAGTACATCAGGTGGGTAGAGTTTGCACTGTACACTTTAGGACACCAGGCAGAATATTGCTCAGGACCCAGACCTTGTTAGGAGCCAGCTAAATTGAGTGTGCTCAAACAAAGACTATGCGATGGGAAACAGAGGATTGCTGGGTGGCACCAGTCAGACACAGTTCCCCCTCCTGAGGGACGCTGAGAGGGAGGCAGTTTGGGGTGTGATAGGTTTCTTTAGGTTGTGGTGGATATCCATTGGCAACTTGGCATGTCGGTCATTGGCATGTTGTTGGTGAGTTGCTTGGTGCTTCTCACAGGTATCCCTCCTTGCGGAATTGTTCCGTAAGGATATCTCGGTATTCGTCGAAGCCCCCTTCGATTCGCCGCACTTTCCCTCCCTCACAGACCCACAGCTCTCTACACACCAACCGGATTAAACGCTCGTCGTGAGAGACTAACACCACGCCGCCCTGGCAGGAGAAAGAGAACATTGACTCGATCCAAAAATATGCTTCAGAATATCAGATCATCAACTATTTTAGTTTAGTAGCTGCATATTTACTTACTTTGAATTTATTGAGAGCCTTTGCCAGAGCCTCAATAGTTTCCATATCCAGATGATTGGTCGGCTCGTCAAGGATATAAAAGTTTGGGCTGTGAGAGAAACAGTTACACAAAAAGTGTACAAATTAATCAGGATGGATTCATCTTGTAAAATAAATACGTATAACAtaaaaataatgaaataaaaatgtcaATATACCATGGCATCGTCATCTGGGCAAATGCCACTCGGCTCTTCTGTCCTCCTGACAGGCTGGCTACAGGGCGCGTGGCGAGCTCTCCTGTGATCCCATATCCACCAAGCTGGTGCCGATACTCCTCCTCATTTCGACCTGAGGAAGCAGGACAAAGTGACAGTGGTTACAATGGAAAGGCAGGCCAGCCATCTCATCTCAGTCATTGTTAGGAAATCTATGAACATGAGCCTATGGCACACGGCTGTAAAATAAAAGCAGCTATGTGCTTAAGTGGTACCTGGGAATTTGTTGAGTAACAGctccacagaacacacattGAGGTCCAGCTGATCCACGTGATGTTGACTGAAGTAACCTATCTTCAGGTTCCTGACCAAGACAGAATTACATTGCCATTAACCACAAGCATACAAAAACCTAACAGGATACCCTTAGCCTAGAGATACAATGGGTCTTACCGGTGAGCCTGTCTGATCCCTCCGACGGGCGTCAGTTCCCCCATCAATAGCTTGAGCATGGTAGATTTGCCTGCCCCATTCTCACCCACCTGAAAGTTCAAACTCAAAGTTTCAGTGAACAAAGAACATTGGGTCTCCAATGAAAAGCTCCCTACCAATTCAGTGGCACAAGTGAGGTTATCAAAAGGTAAAGTATATAGATTTAGGAATTTTAGACTTTGTGCTACttggaaaagaagaagaaaagaactCCCGACAGGTTTGGAATGTGGACGCTTACAATGCAGATCCGGGACTCTAGgtctgcagagacacacagccctgtgaACAGGCGATGATCAGGGTTGTAATAGAACTCCACTTCATCTAACTGAAGGATAGGAGGGGACAACTTCTCAAAATTGTCGGGGAACCTGAGATATGAGCGGACACACGGTTACAAAACAATAAGTACATTGAAAACAGAGACGAAATTACTGTTAAATGTGAATTTTGAAACCCCTGTAATGGAATAACACAGGGTCAAAGTCTCTCACCGTAAAGTAACTTCTGTCTCCTTTTCAAGAGGTTTTAGTTCGGGGCTGTGGGACAAAATGGAGAGTGGTCAAAGAAACACAGAATTAAAGAATGGAAAGGAtgattaaaaacaataaaaaggcACATACTTACAGTTTCTCCAAGAGCTTTAATTTGCTCTGCACTTGTGCAGCTCTGTTTGCATTATACCTAAACCTGTCAATGAACACCTGGGATTCAGAGGAGAAACGAACACCATTTAGATTGACATTTTGACTGACATATACCGTTGTCATTTTAGgtaaacattttgataactttgtcaagtaagtaagactttatttatatagcatttcatacaagaattgtagctcaaggtgctttacataaaaccaataaaaacaatacaagTGACAAAAGTAATGATTAAAATAGCAAATctaaaaaaacaataatatatctaataaaagtagtaaaacccttttggagataaaattacttaaatgctttggtaaaaaggtaggttttaagttgtcttaaaaatgtctagcgtgtttgcttcccttatatttatgggtaatttgttccatagttttggggcgtaattgacaaaggccgaatcaccaatcttcttatgactgcttctggtgacctctaataggcctgtaTTTGATGattgcagtgttctagctggtgtgtagtttataaggtagttagcaatgtagctaggtccttgtgcgtgtagagctttgtatgtgaggaaaaggaccttaaagtaaattctgaaggtaacagggagccagtgtaaagtggctaggacaggactaatttgttctctccttttagttaataatctagctgaggaattttgaatgagctgtattctttcagtggttttcttggtaAGGTCAAGGTGTTAAAGAATTTGTACAAATCCCCTATGTGTAGATGTGAATGAGAGAGCAAGTCTGGTTTTCTACCTGAATGTGATCTCTGTACTGTAGCTGGGCGTCATACTCCCTCTGCTGGCTCTTCAGACGATCCTCTTTGGTCTTGACAAAGTTCTCGTAGTCACCGCGATAACTCTCCAGCCTCTGGGAGTGGAGGTGGATGATGTCCGTGACCACAGCATTCAAGAAGTTGCGGTCGTGGGACACGACCAGGATTGTTGATTGCCAAGTCTGATGGAGGATGGCAAAAGAGAAAGTGAAATACAGATCCATAAATGCACAGAACAATATTCAGTGTTAGTAGCAATTAGGACCAACCTGCAGGTAGTTCTCAAGCCAGAGAATGGCTCTGACGTCCAACATGTTGGTGGGctctgagagagaaaggaagagaggggaaatgagagagagattgttagTACATTTTAACTGACTTTTTAATCACCTTGATATTGAATTGTACTCAGAAAAGGTTTATTACTTACCATCGAGTAACAAAAGATCAGGCCTAAAAATGTCAGGAAAAATACACCAGTTACTTATAGATTAATGTTTAAGTAAAGAACTGGGCCTTCAAGAGCATGTAAACAATATATTAATTCCAAAGTTGAGTTATTTCCTTAGAGATGACAAAAAAAACTCACCGGGCAAAGAGAGCACTGGCCAGAGCTAATctcatcctccatcctcctgaGAACTCCCTGATGAGAAAATGAATGCATACCTGTTACTCTCACATTCAAAGACAACCCTCAGACCAACTTAAGGAAAAGCGACTGGACACCTACTTTGTTGTCTGCTGTTGCATCTTAGCTGAAAACCCAAGACCTGCCAGGATGACTGACGCTCTGGAGGAATACAGATAtagaattaagcaataagccccaagaggccgtggtttacgctgattttagaacaggtaaggggagttgttaggcacgacgcgaagctggattttacaacggcatggaacgcgatatagccaatcacaatcaaggatgggaacaaccagttttagaaagagAAGTATTTGCATAATGACAAAAATTATTTGTATCTTTAAAAGGTGGTTGGTatggtttttctgttttaccTGGCAGGTGCCTTGTCTGCTTCAATCTCTTCCAGTTTGGCATAGATCTCTGTCAGCCGAACACTCTCCAATCCATCAGCACTGCAACAGGAGAAGCAACAGGGGAAACAACAAGTTAACAGTTTGGGACTAAAAGTTTTCTCAAAGTGTTCCATTTAATCTGCTTTGTCTTTTGTTACACATTCAATCTTTGTCACAGGGTCATCTTAGAacagttttttacagttttcAACAATAGATTGTTCTAGAATGTACAGGTGCTTGGCAACTATTGGTGCCCTCTAGTGGAATAGAGACGGTAATCAGAAAACATTTGCTGAGCATTGACCTTAGTTTCTGTGCACTTTTAATAACAGGCTATAGCAGTGGAATGTGTTCTTAATGCATTTCTGTCCATGTGTAACTTACACTCCGTTGGCAATCCGGGCATTGAGGAGGCGTTCCTCTTTTAGAAGCCCCTCCCTGACTGTGTCACTCTCTAACACACTCTGTAGGGCCACCGTCTCATCCCCAGCAACCTCCTGCTCCACATGAAGGATGGTGATGTGGGCAGGTACGCGCAAACTGCGACTGGCGAGCATCTTCAAGAGTGTGGTCTTCCCCAAGCCGTTGCGCCCAATGAGACCATAGCGACGCCCAGTGGCAAGAGACAGCTCTGCTCCTTGCAGCAAAGATCTGGAGCCACAGAAATGGGTTTTGTTAACTGTAAGAAATGCTTTCAAACCCCAAATGAAGTGTAGTTACTGCTGTACCAGATAAGAGTCTTACTCACCTCTCGCCAAATGAAACGTCAAAGTTCTCAATGCGAATGTCATAGCTTCTATTCTTTCCAGACATATCTACACGGTTTTCCTTCTTACTGCTAGCCTGACTAGCTGATGCTTCCTCTAGTACCctgtggagaaaaaaagagagcgagtgagatGTACAAAGACATCATTAGAGGGGTTTCATAAACAGTTTGATTCAACTTTGAATGTTCAAACAGGCTTGTTCCCTAGCTTGAAATAACGGTATATTATTTATTGGCAGTATTAAAACGAGACTCACAATGGGCTGACGGTTTTCTGTGAATCTCGTTCATTCCTCCTCACATGTTTTGCCTTCAGCTTGGCCTCAGCTTTCTCCAATTTCTTGGCATTCACagtctatatacacacacattagtgtatgtgtaagtgtgtccaTCAGAGAGAGAGTACGGAAAAAAGTGTAATGGAAATGAAGGAAAATGACAAGTACGTAGTCAGCCctataaaatacaatactgtCAAGGAGAAAACATATTACCGTGTTCTGGCTTCGCTTCATCATCCATATGCCTTGGACATCATTTGTAGCAGTTACTGAGGAGAAACAAGTGAAAATACTTCAATCTGAGGTTTTAAACAAGGGGTGAGTGCCTGGGATCAAATAATCAGAATTAGTTTAGCTTCTACATAAAAACCAGATACGAAAAGACAGGGATCTTACCACACTCAGCAGATATCTGAGACAACTGAACTGGGGCATTGAGCAATACCTGCTTCTGAGCAGCATGACAGTTATTCCTGATGAAGGGGGGGAAAGCCCAATATTAGCAAAGGCAGTTACGGTAATTACTTCAATAATTAGACTCGCGCTGTGAAAATATGATAAGGGAATTAACCAAGTATGCAGTTAACATTTGTACGTACAATTTAAGCGTGTTAAACATCTGAAGACAGATGTCTCTAATATCCTCCTCGTTTTTAAAGTCTGCGGAAACCCCCTGCAGTACCCCACCAATGGCATCAAAcacctcatcttcatcctcgaAATCAGGCCCTCCACAGTCCAGCACACCTGCAGTACAACACACAAAACAGAGAATGTTAACGCTTATAAAAACAACCACAGCTAATTTCTGCTAAATTGTTCACATTTAAATGGAATGCTGGTAGCTTTCTGATGTAACTTTAAAGAACAGGTATCAAATCGCTGTTGATGGCTCTAACTAAGTCATTGGTCAAGCAATGAATTTATGCCAGCTGATATGTCCATCTGAGGACAGCTAATCTCTAACAGTGAATGACAAATCACAATTCCAAATACATGGACGACAATAACTACCGATAGGTTGCTAAATAACACCAAACCTCCTTGACTAATGCGCAAGTATCGGTAAACTGGATGACAAGCTAGCCTCTATGCAGGTAGATGTCTATCTAAGGTAGACTGGGGGCCAGCAAATAACTGACCACTGGTATTGAATGAGCCTGGCTGTAAGTCGTGCTCATGAACCAAGCGACAGTCAATTAAGTAGTAAACCTATTGACTCCTCGTCCCTGAGATCAGCATGTACGCGGTACACCGGAGGCAGTCAGGGTAACCAAAACGTAGTTCACTATCGTCATAGATAATTTAGCGTGCTATTAGCAAGCTAATTCACGTGGTGAATCAAATGAGGACGTTGATCATTCATTTCACGATAGACATTTTCAAAGTCTAGGAGACTGACTGGGGATCATCTGACATTCTCTAACTCTTACCCGTAATATAGTCGAACACTTCAGTGTCAATTTCGGGAAACTCGCTCTTCAGAATATCCACGTATGTCGCCATGATACACCGGTCCTGATCATGCACCGCGCATGTGCTTTGATCAGGGACTTCCTTCCTCCGTAGCGGAGAGAGACGTTTTCATGAACGAGGTATCATGGGTATTGTAGTGTTATTGTGTAGTCTCTGTTGGTCAAACATGGTGACAGGTGGAAATGGGCCAAACCAAAGGGTTAGTGGTGCTGTAAGACCAGTTCAGATCAGTGACAGATTTGTAAGCTACCTCAAAACAGAAAGCAAATGATCCTAAAGTAAGGCCGTATGTGTGACTTTCATGGTTTTCTGCAGCAATTTACATCCCGGTGTTACGGAGATTTCAGTTCCCCTGTTCCCCCTTCATTGAGCGTGTGCAAAATCATGACTCTCTTGT belongs to Hypomesus transpacificus isolate Combined female chromosome 15, fHypTra1, whole genome shotgun sequence and includes:
- the abcf3 gene encoding ATP-binding cassette sub-family F member 3, giving the protein MATYVDILKSEFPEIDTEVFDYITGVLDCGGPDFEDEDEVFDAIGGVLQGVSADFKNEEDIRDICLQMFNTLKLNNCHAAQKQVLLNAPVQLSQISAECVTATNDVQGIWMMKRSQNTTVNAKKLEKAEAKLKAKHVRRNERDSQKTVSPLVLEEASASQASSKKENRVDMSGKNRSYDIRIENFDVSFGERSLLQGAELSLATGRRYGLIGRNGLGKTTLLKMLASRSLRVPAHITILHVEQEVAGDETVALQSVLESDTVREGLLKEERLLNARIANGVADGLESVRLTEIYAKLEEIEADKAPARASVILAGLGFSAKMQQQTTKEFSGGWRMRLALASALFARPDLLLLDEPTNMLDVRAILWLENYLQTWQSTILVVSHDRNFLNAVVTDIIHLHSQRLESYRGDYENFVKTKEDRLKSQQREYDAQLQYRDHIQVFIDRFRYNANRAAQVQSKLKLLEKLPELKPLEKETEVTLRFPDNFEKLSPPILQLDEVEFYYNPDHRLFTGLCVSADLESRICIVGENGAGKSTMLKLLMGELTPVGGIRQAHRNLKIGYFSQHHVDQLDLNVCSVELLLNKFPGRNEEEYRHQLGGYGITGELATRPVASLSGGQKSRVAFAQMTMPCPNFYILDEPTNHLDMETIEALAKALNKFKGGVVLVSHDERLIRLVCRELWVCEGGKVRRIEGGFDEYRDILTEQFRKEGYL